A stretch of the Medicago truncatula cultivar Jemalong A17 chromosome 5, MtrunA17r5.0-ANR, whole genome shotgun sequence genome encodes the following:
- the LOC112421834 gene encoding uncharacterized protein isoform X2, which produces MGDILYLGIKHRSRHISETINNEDQHYLRVRCHRKISPAPPTIEDSLRWLEHGNKFVENPRHNLVCTRLKIDTMTYDQFSWRPYVNFNYSNEEECQIWSANTYLICFQIVERHQTDRVKLQFGLPQHPPSLPENLKVFHKINLTKDRIKGSWGDKHHRQVQNWNQRHQLALHGVRYNHEVYPNRQYFAWYWEFFGDYLWLSREVLLSNPRQACASILPGFPRDYPAVPQTYTVLDENMSSNTPPPYNQFMTPPPTNFDQTFNPSTNYNYNQTYQSPPQPTNQILHNTPIPYPSYSQQSHHGESSRTSNYSFDDYNPTQHTTQTSYSDQSQYSSFNLPTPPHFVNYPQTTYAPQWPNSQTNPIESLAAGFNDDDFVNEIWTNLASQVQNEVAMETNDDVEILDENVEQEEHEEEEEEEQHQRPVQNKKDKLCATGGHSLHWRNWFPRRK; this is translated from the exons ATGGGAGACATCCTTTATTTAGGCATCAAACATAGATCTCGTCATATTTCAGAAACTATTAAT aACGAAGACCAACATTACCTTCGAGTTCGATGTCATCGTAAGATTTCCCCGGCGCCCCCAACCATTGAAGATAGCTTAAG ATGGCTAGAACATGGTAATAAATTCGTGGAAAATCCTCGGCATAATCTCGTATGTACGCGTTTAAAAATCGACACCATGACATATGATCAg TTCTCCTGGAGGCCTTATGTCAACTTCAATTACAGCAACGAAGAAGAATGCCAGATATGGTCTGCAAACACATATCTCATCTGTTTTCAGATTGTCGAGAGACATCAGACAGACAGAGTAAAACTTCAATTTGGCTTACCGCAACACCCACCTTCCTTACCAGAAAATTTGAAAGTTTTCCACAAAATTAATTTGACAAAAGATAGAATTAAAGGCTCGTGGGGAGATAAGCATCATCGTCAAGTCCAAAACTGGAACCAACGTCATCAATTAGCACTTCACGGCGTTCGGTATAACCATGAGGTTTATCCAAATCGTCAATATTTTGCATGGTATTGGGAATTTTTCGGAGATTATCTGTGGCTTTCTAGAGAAGTATTATTGTCAAACCCAAGGCAAGCATGTGCATCAATTTTACCAGGATTTCCGCGTGACTATCCTGCAGTCCCACAAACTTATACGGTGCTAGATGAAAATATGTCGTCAAATACACCTCCACCCTATAACCAATTCATGACACCTCCACCCACTAACTTTGACCAAACCTTTAACCCATCCACCAACTACAACTACAACCAAACTTACCAATCACCGCCACAACCCACAAACCAAATCTTACATAACACCCCAATCCCATATCCAAGTTATTCTCAACAAAGTCATCATGGAGAAAGCTCTCGAACATCAAACTATTCATTTGATGACTACAATCCAACTCAACACACCACACAAACCAGTTATTCAGACCAATCACAATACTCCTCGTTCAACCTACCAACCCCTCCACACTTTGTAAACTATCCCCAAACAACCTATGCACCTCAATGGCCAAATTCACAAACTAATCCCATAGAAAGTCTGGCAGCAGGGTTTAATGACGATGACTTCGTTAATGAAATCTGGACCAACTTAGCTTCACAAGTGCAAAATGAAGTCGCTATGGAAACTAATGATGATGTTGAAATTCTTGACGAGAATGTGGAACAGGAAGAGCacgaggaagaggaagaggaagagcaACACCAACGACCCGTAcagaataaaaaagataaattatgtgctacgggaggtcatagtttacattggcgtaattggtttccgcggagaaagtag
- the LOC112421834 gene encoding uncharacterized protein isoform X1 has protein sequence MTGPPTTLHMFRAYVLYLIGSRIMPNYSGNLVHLSFLQLLDKSPEEVGQYSWGSACLATLYRSLCDGAIYGNTEMPGCTILLQAWAWSRMSCLAPVPRIPPQAHAQLPLANIWLEHGNKFVENPRHNLVCTRLKIDTMTYDQFSWRPYVNFNYSNEEECQIWSANTYLICFQIVERHQTDRVKLQFGLPQHPPSLPENLKVFHKINLTKDRIKGSWGDKHHRQVQNWNQRHQLALHGVRYNHEVYPNRQYFAWYWEFFGDYLWLSREVLLSNPRQACASILPGFPRDYPAVPQTYTVLDENMSSNTPPPYNQFMTPPPTNFDQTFNPSTNYNYNQTYQSPPQPTNQILHNTPIPYPSYSQQSHHGESSRTSNYSFDDYNPTQHTTQTSYSDQSQYSSFNLPTPPHFVNYPQTTYAPQWPNSQTNPIESLAAGFNDDDFVNEIWTNLASQVQNEVAMETNDDVEILDENVEQEEHEEEEEEEQHQRPVQNKKDKLCATGGHSLHWRNWFPRRK, from the exons ATGACAGGTCCCCCCACGACTCTACATATGTTTAGAGCCTATGTCTTATACTTGATAGGCTCTCGAATAATGCCTAATTATAGTGGTAATCTTGTACATTTGTCGTTTTTGCAATTGTTGGATAAATCACCTGAGGAGGTTGGACAGTATAGTTGGGGTTCAGCTTGTTTGGCCACGCTATATAGATCCTTGTGTGACGGTGCAATATATGGCAATACCGAAATGCCTGGGTGCACAATTCTCTTGCAAGCATGGGCGTGGTCAAGAATGTCATGCTTAGCTCCCGTGCCAAGGATACCACCACAAGCTCATGCACAACTTCCGTTGGCAAATAT ATGGCTAGAACATGGTAATAAATTCGTGGAAAATCCTCGGCATAATCTCGTATGTACGCGTTTAAAAATCGACACCATGACATATGATCAg TTCTCCTGGAGGCCTTATGTCAACTTCAATTACAGCAACGAAGAAGAATGCCAGATATGGTCTGCAAACACATATCTCATCTGTTTTCAGATTGTCGAGAGACATCAGACAGACAGAGTAAAACTTCAATTTGGCTTACCGCAACACCCACCTTCCTTACCAGAAAATTTGAAAGTTTTCCACAAAATTAATTTGACAAAAGATAGAATTAAAGGCTCGTGGGGAGATAAGCATCATCGTCAAGTCCAAAACTGGAACCAACGTCATCAATTAGCACTTCACGGCGTTCGGTATAACCATGAGGTTTATCCAAATCGTCAATATTTTGCATGGTATTGGGAATTTTTCGGAGATTATCTGTGGCTTTCTAGAGAAGTATTATTGTCAAACCCAAGGCAAGCATGTGCATCAATTTTACCAGGATTTCCGCGTGACTATCCTGCAGTCCCACAAACTTATACGGTGCTAGATGAAAATATGTCGTCAAATACACCTCCACCCTATAACCAATTCATGACACCTCCACCCACTAACTTTGACCAAACCTTTAACCCATCCACCAACTACAACTACAACCAAACTTACCAATCACCGCCACAACCCACAAACCAAATCTTACATAACACCCCAATCCCATATCCAAGTTATTCTCAACAAAGTCATCATGGAGAAAGCTCTCGAACATCAAACTATTCATTTGATGACTACAATCCAACTCAACACACCACACAAACCAGTTATTCAGACCAATCACAATACTCCTCGTTCAACCTACCAACCCCTCCACACTTTGTAAACTATCCCCAAACAACCTATGCACCTCAATGGCCAAATTCACAAACTAATCCCATAGAAAGTCTGGCAGCAGGGTTTAATGACGATGACTTCGTTAATGAAATCTGGACCAACTTAGCTTCACAAGTGCAAAATGAAGTCGCTATGGAAACTAATGATGATGTTGAAATTCTTGACGAGAATGTGGAACAGGAAGAGCacgaggaagaggaagaggaagagcaACACCAACGACCCGTAcagaataaaaaagataaattatgtgctacgggaggtcatagtttacattggcgtaattggtttccgcggagaaagtag